One Candidatus Devosia phytovorans genomic window carries:
- a CDS encoding 2TM domain-containing protein, with product MTASSTAKGLQIHAFVYIAVIAVNTVINVMTGPPWWVLWVIFPWGIGLIAHWFFTRNL from the coding sequence ATGACAGCGTCTTCGACTGCTAAGGGCCTACAAATCCACGCCTTTGTGTATATTGCCGTAATTGCCGTAAATACCGTTATCAACGTGATGACCGGGCCACCGTGGTGGGTGCTCTGGGTCATCTTTCCCTGGGGCATCGGTCTGATCGCCCATTGGTTCTTTACGCGTAACCTTTAG
- a CDS encoding FAD-dependent oxidoreductase — translation MSTSEPIHIIGGGLAGSEAAWQAAEAGATVIVHEMRGRARNRCA, via the coding sequence ATGTCCACATCAGAACCCATTCACATCATCGGCGGCGGTCTCGCCGGCTCCGAAGCCGCATGGCAGGCAGCCGAAGCCGGCGCCACGGTCATCGTCCACGAGATGCGCGGCCGTGCGCGAAACCGATGCGCATAG
- the uvrA gene encoding excinuclease ABC subunit UvrA → MTVKPSLNREIIVRGAREHNLKGIDLKLPRDSLIVMTGLSGSGKSSLAFDTIYAEGQRRYVESLSAYARQFLEMMQKPDVEHIEGLSPAISIEQKTTSRNPRSTVGTVTEIYDYLRLLFARVGVPYSPATGLPIESQTVSQMVDRVLELPEGTRLFLLAPIARGRKGEYKKELADLMRKGFQRVKIDGEYHEIEEAPALDKKFKHDIEVVVDRVVVGPEISGRLAESFETALKLAEGIALVEFADDKNEDGSARQITFSEKFACPVSGFTIAEIEPRLFSFNNPFGACPVCDGLGTEQKIDPDQIVPDATLSLKDGAILPWAKTSAPYYQQTLQAVVKHFGASTGTAWNELPFEVQHAVLYGTDKTKIDFVYDDGLRQYKTSKVFEGVIGNLERRYKETESAGMREEIEKYMSAKPCVACGGYRLKPESLAVKIDGLHVGQVTEKSIRDSVAWFNQLTDKFTPTQAQIGERILKEIRERLNFLVDVGLDYLSMSRNSGTLSGGESQRIRLASQIGSGLTGVLYVLDEPSIGLHQRDNAKLLETLRRLRDLGNTVIVVEHDEDAIMTADYVVDIGPGAGVHGGHIVAEGTPQDVLNHKDSLTGQYLSGRMGIAMPAERREAKKGKTLSVKGATGNNLKNVSVDVPLGMFVAITGVSGGGKSTLMIDTMYQAIARRLNGARVVPAPHDSLTGLEFLDKVIDIDQSPIGRTPRSNPATYTGAFTPLREWFAGLPEAKTRGYGPGRFSFNVKGGRCEKCEGDGVLKIEMHFLPDVYVTCDVCKGKRYNRETLEVQFKGKSISDVLDMTIDEGVDFFSAVPVIRDKFATLQRVGLGYVKVGQPANTLSGGEAQRVKLSKELSKRATGRTLYMLDEPTTGLHFHDVAKLLDVLHELVDGGNTVVVIEHNLEVIKTADWIIDMGPEGGDGGGEVVAVGTPEDVAQVKRSYTGQFLKEVMARRPHFATKAAE, encoded by the coding sequence ATGACCGTTAAGCCAAGCCTCAACCGTGAGATCATCGTGCGCGGTGCCCGCGAGCATAATCTCAAGGGCATCGATCTCAAGCTGCCGCGCGACAGCCTGATCGTGATGACGGGCCTGTCGGGCTCGGGCAAGTCGTCGCTCGCCTTCGATACGATCTATGCCGAGGGCCAGCGCCGCTATGTCGAGTCGCTGTCGGCCTATGCGCGTCAGTTCCTCGAGATGATGCAGAAGCCCGATGTGGAACATATCGAGGGCCTGTCCCCCGCCATTTCCATCGAGCAGAAGACGACCTCGCGCAATCCGCGCTCGACGGTCGGCACCGTCACGGAAATCTACGACTATCTGCGCCTGCTGTTCGCCCGCGTCGGCGTGCCCTATTCGCCGGCCACCGGCCTGCCGATCGAGAGCCAGACCGTGTCGCAGATGGTCGATCGCGTCCTCGAACTGCCGGAAGGCACGCGCCTGTTCCTGCTCGCGCCGATCGCGCGCGGCCGCAAGGGCGAATACAAGAAGGAACTGGCCGACCTGATGCGCAAGGGGTTCCAGCGCGTCAAGATCGACGGGGAATATCACGAGATCGAAGAGGCCCCTGCCCTCGACAAGAAGTTCAAGCATGACATCGAGGTCGTGGTCGACCGCGTCGTGGTCGGTCCCGAGATTTCCGGCCGCTTGGCCGAAAGCTTCGAGACGGCGCTCAAGCTCGCCGAGGGCATTGCCCTGGTCGAATTTGCCGACGACAAGAATGAAGACGGCTCTGCCCGCCAGATCACCTTCTCGGAAAAGTTCGCCTGCCCGGTCTCCGGCTTCACCATTGCCGAGATCGAGCCGCGCCTGTTCTCGTTCAACAATCCCTTCGGCGCCTGCCCGGTCTGCGATGGCCTGGGGACCGAGCAGAAGATCGATCCCGACCAGATCGTGCCCGATGCGACGCTGTCGCTGAAGGACGGCGCCATCCTGCCCTGGGCCAAGACCTCGGCACCCTATTACCAGCAGACGCTGCAAGCCGTGGTGAAGCATTTTGGCGCTTCCACCGGCACCGCCTGGAACGAGCTGCCCTTCGAGGTCCAGCATGCCGTGCTCTATGGTACGGACAAGACCAAGATCGACTTCGTCTATGACGACGGTTTGCGCCAGTACAAAACTTCGAAAGTCTTCGAGGGCGTGATCGGCAACCTTGAGCGCCGCTATAAGGAAACCGAAAGCGCCGGCATGCGCGAAGAGATCGAGAAGTATATGTCGGCCAAGCCCTGCGTGGCCTGCGGCGGCTATCGTCTGAAGCCGGAATCACTGGCCGTCAAGATTGACGGTCTGCATGTCGGCCAGGTCACCGAAAAATCGATCCGCGACTCCGTGGCCTGGTTCAACCAGCTGACCGACAAGTTCACGCCCACCCAGGCGCAGATCGGCGAGCGCATCCTCAAGGAAATCCGTGAGCGGCTGAACTTCCTCGTCGACGTCGGCCTCGACTATTTGTCCATGTCGCGCAATTCCGGCACGCTCTCGGGCGGGGAAAGCCAGCGCATTCGTCTCGCCAGCCAGATCGGCTCGGGCCTCACCGGCGTGCTTTACGTGCTGGATGAGCCCTCGATCGGCCTGCATCAGCGCGACAATGCCAAGCTGCTGGAAACCCTCCGTCGCCTGCGTGATCTGGGCAATACGGTCATCGTCGTCGAACATGACGAAGACGCCATCATGACCGCCGACTATGTGGTCGATATCGGTCCCGGCGCGGGCGTGCATGGCGGCCATATCGTCGCCGAAGGCACGCCACAGGACGTGCTCAACCACAAGGATTCGCTGACCGGCCAATATCTCAGCGGCCGCATGGGCATTGCCATGCCGGCGGAACGCCGCGAGGCCAAGAAGGGCAAGACGCTTTCGGTCAAGGGCGCGACGGGCAACAATCTCAAGAATGTCTCGGTCGACGTACCGCTGGGCATGTTCGTCGCCATCACCGGCGTGTCGGGCGGCGGCAAGTCGACCCTGATGATCGACACCATGTACCAGGCCATTGCCCGCCGATTGAACGGCGCCCGCGTCGTCCCGGCCCCCCATGACAGCCTCACGGGCCTCGAATTCCTCGACAAGGTCATCGATATCGACCAGTCGCCGATCGGCCGCACGCCGCGCTCCAATCCAGCCACCTATACCGGCGCCTTCACGCCGCTGCGCGAGTGGTTTGCCGGCCTGCCGGAAGCGAAAACGCGCGGTTACGGACCGGGCCGCTTCTCCTTCAACGTCAAGGGCGGCCGCTGCGAGAAATGCGAGGGCGATGGCGTTCTCAAGATCGAGATGCATTTCCTGCCCGACGTTTACGTCACCTGCGACGTCTGCAAGGGCAAGCGCTACAATCGCGAGACGCTGGAAGTCCAGTTCAAGGGCAAGTCGATCTCGGACGTGCTCGACATGACGATCGACGAAGGCGTCGACTTCTTCTCGGCCGTGCCGGTGATCCGCGACAAGTTCGCCACCCTCCAACGCGTGGGCCTGGGCTATGTAAAGGTCGGCCAGCCGGCCAATACGCTGTCGGGCGGCGAAGCGCAGCGTGTGAAACTCTCCAAGGAGCTCTCCAAGCGCGCCACCGGCCGCACGCTCTACATGCTGGACGAGCCGACGACGGGCCTCCATTTCCACGACGTGGCAAAGCTGCTCGACGTGCTGCATGAGCTCGTCGACGGAGGCAATACAGTGGTGGTCATCGAGCACAATCTCGAGGTCATCAAGACCGCCGACTGGATCATCGACATGGGCCCCGAAGGCGGCGATGGCGGCGGCGAAGTCGTGGCCGTCGGCACGCCCGAAGACGTCGCCCAGGTCAAGCGCTCCTACACCGGCCAGTTCCTCAAGGAAGTCATGGCCCGCCGCCCGCATTTCGCCACCAAGGCGGCCGAGTAG
- a CDS encoding FAD-dependent oxidoreductase: MRETDAHSTEGFAELVCSNSFRSDDHEQNAVGLLHEEMRRLQFADHARRPTQHQLPAGGALAVDRDGLLRRRHRAPSTDHPNITIDRGEESPAWPPEDWNNVIIATGPLTSPALAEAIRR, translated from the coding sequence GTGCGCGAAACCGATGCGCATAGCACCGAGGGCTTCGCCGAGCTCGTCTGCTCCAACAGCTTCCGCTCCGACGACCACGAGCAGAATGCCGTTGGCCTGCTCCACGAGGAAATGCGGCGCCTGCAATTCGCTGATCATGCGCGCCGGCCGACGCAGCATCAGCTGCCCGCCGGCGGCGCTCTGGCGGTCGATCGCGACGGCCTTCTCCGACGACGTCACCGCGCGCCATCCACAGATCACCCCAATATCACGATCGATCGCGGCGAGGAGTCGCCGGCCTGGCCGCCCGAGGACTGGAACAATGTCATCATCGCCACCGGCCCGCTGACCTCCCCTGCCCTGGCCGAGGCCATTCGTCGCTGA
- a CDS encoding glutathione S-transferase family protein, with amino-acid sequence MIPDLTLWGRKSSCNVQKALWALEELELPYQHRPAGGSDGGLDDPAFRRLNPNGLVPVLQDGDFALWESHSILRYLAASYGRDRLWREDPRQRALVDQWTDWTATTFQPAWIAAFWLIVRTPKAQHDAKAIAAALGKSIAALRLLDVALAERDYLAGDRLSYADIAAGVALYRWFSMEIDRPAMPGVENWYRRLQERPAFRKAIMVSYAELVGKLAF; translated from the coding sequence ATGATTCCAGACCTGACCCTGTGGGGCCGGAAGAGTTCGTGCAATGTGCAGAAGGCACTGTGGGCGCTGGAGGAACTGGAACTGCCCTATCAGCACCGCCCGGCGGGCGGTAGTGACGGCGGGCTCGATGATCCGGCGTTCCGCAGGCTCAACCCGAATGGTCTCGTGCCGGTGCTGCAGGATGGCGATTTTGCGCTTTGGGAGAGCCATTCCATCCTGCGCTACCTGGCGGCCAGCTATGGGCGGGACCGGCTTTGGCGCGAAGACCCAAGGCAGCGGGCGCTGGTCGATCAGTGGACGGACTGGACGGCGACCACATTCCAGCCCGCCTGGATCGCCGCCTTCTGGCTGATCGTGCGCACGCCGAAAGCCCAGCACGACGCGAAAGCCATTGCGGCGGCGCTCGGCAAGAGCATTGCGGCGCTGCGCCTTCTCGATGTGGCGCTGGCGGAACGGGACTATCTGGCGGGAGACAGGCTCAGCTATGCCGATATCGCGGCCGGGGTCGCGCTTTATCGCTGGTTCAGCATGGAAATCGATCGACCGGCCATGCCTGGGGTCGAGAACTGGTACCGCCGGTTGCAGGAACGCCCGGCATTCCGCAAAGCCATCATGGTCAGCTATGCCGAACTTGTCGGCAAATTGGCGTTTTGA
- the ssb gene encoding single-stranded DNA-binding protein: protein MAGSVNKVILVGNLGADPEVRNLPSGGKVVNLSIATSENWKDKNTGERREKTEWHRVVIFSEGLARVAESYLKKGSKVYLEGQLQTRKWQDQSGQDKYSTEIVLQGFNSNMTLLDGRGEGGGDNAGYGNSGGGYGDNGGGGGFRGARDNGGNGGGGGQRPRANAPAFEPGGMDDDIPF from the coding sequence ATGGCAGGCAGTGTCAACAAGGTGATCCTGGTCGGCAATCTCGGTGCGGATCCGGAAGTGCGCAACCTTCCCAGCGGCGGCAAGGTGGTGAACCTCTCCATCGCAACCTCCGAGAACTGGAAGGACAAGAACACCGGCGAGCGCCGCGAAAAGACCGAATGGCATCGCGTGGTGATCTTCTCGGAAGGCCTGGCGCGCGTCGCCGAGAGCTATCTCAAGAAGGGCAGCAAGGTCTATCTCGAAGGCCAGCTGCAGACCCGCAAGTGGCAGGATCAGTCCGGCCAGGACAAGTATTCCACCGAGATCGTGCTGCAGGGCTTCAACTCCAACATGACCCTGCTCGACGGTCGTGGTGAAGGCGGCGGCGACAATGCCGGCTACGGCAATTCGGGCGGCGGCTATGGCGACAATGGCGGCGGCGGCGGTTTCCGCGGCGCCCGCGACAATGGCGGCAATGGTGGTGGCGGCGGTCAGCGTCCTCGTGCCAACGCCCCCGCCTTCGAGCCCGGCGGCATGGACGACGATATCCCGTTCTAA
- a CDS encoding DUF1127 domain-containing protein, translating to MDIRKTFKKWAAYQQTVRELTALDNRQLNDLGISRTDINRIARDHAAGL from the coding sequence ATGGACATCCGCAAGACTTTCAAGAAGTGGGCAGCTTACCAGCAGACCGTTCGTGAACTGACCGCTCTCGACAATCGTCAGCTCAACGACCTGGGCATTTCGCGCACCGATATCAATCGTATTGCTCGCGATCATGCAGCCGGCCTCTAA
- a CDS encoding phosphatase PAP2 family protein, whose protein sequence is MLHRWGKSAQVRRVRDFVTAEAPLLAAIAIISGLILAFLKIADEMLEGEMEEFDSTILFWFRDPNNIDQTIGPSWVHEMVRDITALGSFSLLGLIVVVVCICLVMARMRGAALLVIISVLGGTLLSTVLKTSYDRPRPDLTTMSEQFTASFPSGHAMLSAVTFLTLGAVLAQLAPTRALRIFSFTMAIILTVMVGMSRIYMGVHFPSDVLAGWCLGAAWALICSTVALFLERRGTVDRINKGGNLTDGQDL, encoded by the coding sequence ATGTTGCATCGCTGGGGCAAATCTGCCCAGGTCCGCCGCGTGCGGGATTTCGTTACCGCCGAGGCGCCGCTGCTCGCCGCCATTGCCATCATCAGCGGGTTGATCCTTGCTTTCCTCAAGATTGCCGACGAGATGCTCGAAGGCGAGATGGAGGAGTTCGACAGTACGATCCTGTTCTGGTTCCGCGACCCCAACAATATCGACCAGACCATCGGGCCGAGCTGGGTGCATGAAATGGTGCGCGACATCACTGCCCTTGGCAGCTTCTCGTTGCTAGGCCTGATCGTCGTCGTGGTCTGCATCTGTCTCGTCATGGCGAGAATGCGCGGCGCGGCGCTGCTGGTCATCATTTCCGTGCTGGGCGGTACGCTGCTCAGCACCGTGCTCAAGACCAGCTACGATCGCCCGCGCCCGGACCTGACCACCATGTCGGAACAGTTCACCGCCAGCTTTCCCAGCGGCCATGCCATGCTGTCGGCTGTCACCTTCCTGACGCTGGGCGCCGTGCTGGCGCAGCTGGCGCCGACACGCGCGCTGCGCATCTTCAGCTTCACCATGGCCATCATCCTCACCGTCATGGTTGGCATGAGCCGCATCTATATGGGAGTGCACTTTCCCAGCGACGTGCTGGCCGGCTGGTGCCTGGGCGCCGCCTGGGCGCTGATCTGCAGCACGGTGGCGCTGTTTCTTGAGCGACGCGGCACCGTGGACCGCATCAACAAGGGCGGAAACCTAACTGACGGACAGGACCTCTAG
- the greA gene encoding transcription elongation factor GreA → MSVAFTKEDSAETAAETQLPDRPISEHANLVTQEGLAALQRQLVEAKLAYEAASLVDDINERRRQSAGPVRDLRYFTERLRTAQLVPTPDGETIAFGSTVTFSRNDGRVQTYRLVGEDEADPAAGSISYVSPIARLLIGKQVGDVVSLGNDELEVLSVS, encoded by the coding sequence ATGAGCGTCGCTTTCACCAAGGAAGACAGTGCCGAGACGGCGGCGGAAACGCAGCTGCCGGACCGGCCCATTTCCGAACATGCCAATCTGGTTACTCAGGAAGGTCTTGCGGCACTGCAGCGGCAGCTGGTTGAGGCAAAGTTGGCCTATGAGGCGGCAAGTCTCGTGGATGACATCAACGAACGTCGCCGCCAGTCGGCCGGTCCGGTGCGCGACCTGCGCTATTTTACCGAACGCCTGCGCACGGCCCAGCTCGTGCCAACGCCCGATGGCGAAACTATCGCCTTTGGCAGCACGGTGACTTTCAGCCGCAATGACGGGCGCGTGCAGACCTATCGTCTGGTGGGCGAGGACGAGGCCGACCCGGCCGCCGGCTCGATTTCCTACGTCTCGCCCATCGCCCGCCTGTTGATCGGCAAGCAGGTGGGCGATGTCGTCAGCCTGGGCAATGACGAGCTAGAGGTCCTGTCCGTCAGTTAG
- a CDS encoding diacylglycerol kinase family protein, with translation MADISHYVVLNANAGTANALGIDADAVRIIFENHGLDAEVDARSELPLQQRIDDALASGAPTIVAAGGDGTITALAAALVGTDRNLAILPLGTVNALAKDLHVPLDLKGAVAALATGETHRIDVGEVNGRIFLHKVVIGLIPGMAAGREKIRGRQDPGAKIGFMRYFFRRIARAKRMAVVIDPGEGERRVQRVQAIAVASNAYDEGLGQFFSRGSLDRGTLTLYVLHHFTTGDFIRLTTGMLLGRWRNDEALTVESVDSVTIDTRKDLIKVMFDGEVETMHTPLNFTIRPKALSVVVPAEVVQAAAAE, from the coding sequence ATGGCTGATATTTCTCACTACGTCGTTCTCAACGCCAATGCCGGCACGGCCAATGCGCTGGGCATCGATGCGGACGCCGTCAGGATCATCTTCGAGAACCATGGTCTCGATGCTGAGGTGGACGCCCGCAGCGAATTGCCGCTGCAGCAGCGCATCGACGATGCCCTGGCGAGCGGTGCGCCGACCATCGTGGCCGCGGGTGGCGACGGCACGATCACGGCGCTGGCGGCCGCCCTTGTCGGAACGGACCGCAACCTTGCCATCCTGCCGCTCGGCACGGTCAATGCCCTGGCCAAGGACCTGCATGTGCCGCTCGATCTCAAGGGAGCCGTAGCGGCGCTGGCAACGGGCGAGACGCATCGCATCGACGTCGGCGAGGTCAATGGCCGCATCTTCCTGCACAAGGTGGTCATCGGCCTTATCCCCGGCATGGCGGCCGGACGCGAAAAGATCCGTGGTCGGCAGGATCCGGGCGCCAAGATCGGCTTCATGCGCTATTTCTTCCGCCGCATTGCCCGCGCCAAGCGCATGGCGGTTGTCATCGATCCGGGCGAGGGCGAGCGCCGGGTTCAGCGCGTGCAGGCCATTGCCGTGGCATCCAATGCTTATGACGAGGGGCTGGGCCAGTTCTTCTCGCGTGGCAGTCTCGATCGCGGCACGCTCACGCTTTACGTGCTGCACCATTTCACCACGGGCGATTTCATCCGACTGACCACCGGCATGCTGCTGGGTCGCTGGCGCAATGACGAGGCACTCACGGTAGAAAGCGTGGATTCGGTGACCATCGACACGCGCAAGGACCTGATCAAGGTCATGTTCGACGGCGAGGTGGAAACCATGCATACACCGCTCAATTTCACCATCCGGCCCAAGGCCCTCTCGGTCGTGGTTCCGGCAGAAGTGGTTCAGGCGGCGGCTGCAGAATGA
- a CDS encoding MTH938/NDUFAF3 family protein: MTEAPRFSTQTGIDAYGNGGFRFAGMSHKGGLLCLPSGMMAWPVTTPAEITLETLAPIFAVADQIDVLMIGLGPDIAAFPKDLREALRERKIIVEAINTGSAIRTYNVLLAEERAVAAALIAVDKVR; this comes from the coding sequence TTGACCGAGGCGCCGCGCTTTTCGACGCAGACCGGGATCGACGCCTATGGCAATGGCGGGTTCCGGTTTGCCGGCATGTCGCACAAGGGCGGGCTGCTTTGCCTGCCGAGCGGCATGATGGCCTGGCCGGTGACGACGCCGGCCGAGATCACGCTGGAAACCCTCGCGCCCATTTTCGCCGTGGCCGACCAGATCGACGTGCTGATGATCGGCCTCGGCCCCGATATTGCGGCCTTCCCCAAGGACTTGCGCGAAGCCCTGCGGGAGCGAAAGATCATCGTCGAGGCGATCAATACCGGCAGCGCCATCCGCACCTATAATGTGCTGCTGGCCGAGGAACGGGCGGTCGCTGCCGCCCTGATTGCCGTCGACAAGGTTCGCTGA
- a CDS encoding FAD-dependent oxidoreductase, translating into MKPVGLTNPRNPTVKAYAIVQLRQDNALGTLWNMVGFQTKMRYGIQADIFRMIPGLRTPVRPARRAASQHLPQFAEVLRPDLKLKADPRLRFAGQVTGRRGLCRERRLRAASPAVMAAAEARARNLPMPPARRRWAPWLHHITGGHMEAEGYSGARSFQPMNVNFGLFPEVTITKPEGAGRWRGTEKTQAKRRAITSRALTDLEAWG; encoded by the coding sequence ATGAAGCCGGTCGGCCTGACCAATCCGCGCAACCCGACCGTCAAGGCCTATGCCATCGTCCAGCTGCGGCAGGACAACGCGCTGGGCACGCTGTGGAACATGGTCGGCTTCCAGACCAAGATGCGCTACGGCATCCAGGCCGACATCTTCCGGATGATCCCGGGCCTGAGAACGCCAGTTCGCCCGGCTCGGCGGGCTGCATCGCAACACCTTCCTCAATTCGCCGAAGTGCTGCGGCCCGACCTCAAGCTCAAGGCCGATCCGCGCCTGCGCTTTGCCGGCCAGGTCACCGGGCGTCGAGGGCTATGTCGAGAGCGCCGCCTGCGGGCTGCATCGCCGGCCGTCATGGCTGCTGCCGAAGCGCGGGCGCGAAACCTGCCCATGCCGCCGGCACGACGGCGTTGGGCGCCTTGGTTGCACCATATCACCGGTGGTCACATGGAAGCCGAAGGCTATAGCGGCGCCCGCAGCTTCCAGCCGATGAACGTCAATTTCGGCCTGTTCCCGGAAGTCACCATCACCAAGCCGGAAGGCGCCGGCCGCTGGCGCGGCACGGAAAAAACCCAGGCCAAGCGCCGGGCGATCACCTCGCGGGCATTGACGGATCTGGAGGCCTGGGGCTAA
- a CDS encoding phytoene/squalene synthase family protein, protein MAQASFAHAAEALRQGDRERYLTTLVLTGAQRDAVTALYAFNADVASIRERVSDPAPGEIRLQWWNDALEGEGHGMVQQNPVADALLETIARYNIPPGTLLRLIGARRFDLYDDPMPDLQSFEGYAGETVSTLYQLAAMVLNDGEQIEAGDAAGHLGVAHALIGHLRAFGYVAAQGRIMLPWSVFEANGVREGEIFARTESEGLHEAIGQLAELAGEHLRKAESAIALLPAKLKPAFAAIALLKPQLAALNRRANSFAPASDEADWRKITRLMWWGISRGR, encoded by the coding sequence ATGGCCCAAGCCAGCTTTGCCCATGCCGCCGAGGCCCTGCGCCAGGGCGACCGCGAGCGCTATCTGACGACGCTGGTGCTGACCGGCGCGCAGCGCGATGCGGTGACGGCGCTCTATGCCTTCAATGCCGATGTCGCCTCCATCCGCGAACGCGTTTCCGATCCGGCGCCCGGCGAAATCCGCCTGCAATGGTGGAATGACGCGCTGGAAGGCGAAGGCCATGGCATGGTGCAGCAGAACCCGGTGGCCGATGCTTTGCTCGAGACCATCGCCCGCTACAACATTCCCCCCGGCACGCTGTTGCGCCTGATCGGGGCGCGGCGCTTTGATCTTTATGACGATCCGATGCCGGACCTGCAGAGTTTTGAGGGCTATGCTGGCGAGACGGTTTCGACGCTCTACCAGCTGGCCGCCATGGTGCTCAACGATGGCGAGCAGATCGAGGCTGGCGACGCCGCCGGCCATCTTGGTGTCGCCCATGCGCTGATCGGCCATCTCCGCGCCTTTGGCTATGTCGCGGCGCAGGGCCGCATCATGCTGCCCTGGTCGGTGTTCGAGGCCAACGGGGTGCGCGAAGGCGAGATCTTTGCCCGCACCGAGAGCGAAGGCCTGCATGAGGCGATCGGGCAGCTGGCCGAACTGGCGGGTGAGCACCTGCGCAAGGCGGAAAGCGCCATTGCGCTGCTGCCTGCAAAACTGAAACCCGCCTTTGCCGCCATTGCCCTGCTCAAGCCCCAGCTTGCCGCGCTCAACCGTCGCGCCAACAGCTTTGCGCCAGCCAGCGATGAAGCTGACTGGCGCAAGATAACACGGCTGATGTGGTGGGGGATAAGTCGGGGGCGTTAG